The Candidatus Nanopelagicales bacterium region CAGCAGCGCAAGGCCCGCGCCGGAGATGCCCATCGTCGGCGCTAGTGCGTATGTCAGACCGAGGGTCCCCAGGGCGATGATCAAGTAGGCCCCCGCGATAGACAGCAGGCGGTTTTCCAGCCACATGAACGTTGACCAGAAGCTCCTGAGGGTGAAGAAGGGCACCGCGAGACCGATCAAGCGAAGCGCCGGGGTCGCGGCGTCCTGGTAGCCAGGAGCGATGATCGCCAGAATGAGCGGGGCCGCTATCACAACGACCAGGCCCCCGAGTACGCCGACGACGAACATCATCGCGCCCAGCCTGCGAAGCGCCGCCGCCGTGATGGCATCGCCGGAGCGTACGTGGTAGCAGAAGGACTGTGAGATGTTGCTGAGCAGCGCAGCGAACGACGCCCCGACGAGCCAGGCGATCGCTAAGTAGCCGTTCTGCTCCGGCCCCAGGGTCAACGTGACCAGGATAGGTACCCCGAGGATCGCGAGTTGGCTGGTAATAGACGCCGCGTACTGGGAGAAGAGCAGCGGCCACAGCTCACGTCGCGGCGGCAGGGGTATCGATTCTTCCGCGCGCTCACGCGCCGGAACGACACGGCCGAACACGTAGACGGAGATGATCACTGCCGATGCGGCGGCGGGGATGATCCACGCCATGAAGATCCCCGACACGAAGCTGACCGACGCCAGCACTGGAAGCAGCGCGATCTTGGCGACCGCGAAGAGAGTGTTCTCAATCGGGATGATCGACGAGCGGCCGAGCCCGAGCAGTGCCTGATCCTGAATCGCGAACAGCGTCAGCGTCAGCGTGCCAACAACGAACACTGTCTTGGCGACGAGGCCTTCGTCGTTGTCGATGTCGGAGACGATGACGACGGCCAGGAGCCCCGCCAGCACCGCGCAGGCTGACACGACGAGGTAGATGCGGCGGATGATCCATCCGGTGTACCGTCCGGCCCGCGGTACGTAGCGGCTGCACACCGAGCCGAGACTGAGCTGCGCGATCAAGGCCAGCAGTGTCGCAGCGGATAGGGCGGCGTTGGCTTCTCCGACTTCCTCGGTGGAGAACATGCGGGCGGCCACAGCCCAGAACACGACGCCCAGACCCGCCGTGATCACGGTGGAGGTCACCAGGTTCGTCGCTGTGCGAACGACGTCGTTGCTGCTGCCGGCCGCTGGAGCCAAGCGCTCCGGGGGAGGTTCGGCCTGGGGCATGGATCAATCCTGGCACGACCCCGCGGACACGAGGCGGGGTTCGCCGCAAGCTCAACCTCGCATGGCAGGGACGAGGCTAAATGGACTTGGCGAACCGGTACAGCCGCCTCCGCTGGAGCCTGGCCATCCCAAGGACGTCAGGAACCCGACCCAGCAGTTCGAGTCCGAATGTCCGCTCCCCCAGGTACAGGGACACGAACAGCCGCAGGTAGTCGCGCAATGCGGCGCCGTCGAGAGGCCGCAGATTCCTGTATCCATCCACGAAGCTCGCCGCGACCTGGGTCGGGTCGTCGATCCGCAGTGGCTCGCGGATCCGTTGGTAGTGGAGGTCGACCATGAACGCTGAAACATCCCACATCGCGCTTCCGTGCGTCGCGAGAAACATCGCCCAAGGTGGCGATGCCCAGTCGAGGATCACGAGCTGATCTGTTTCGGCTCTGTACTGGATGTTCGACAGCGTGAAGTCGCCGTGCAGCGGGACAGGGTCAGGCGTGTCGAACGGAGCAGGCATCAAGGTCACTTCGGCTTCAGGTAGGCGCATGTGGAGATGGATTGAAGCCAGGGCTAATCCGGCCCTGCGCGCGAGCTCCGGATTCGCGGATTCTGCCAGCGTCTGCCGCAGGGAGACGAGCCCCGGAACACGCACCATCTCGAGGCGTCCGACGTCCTCGGAGACTAGATCCGGCACTTCGAAACCGCGCATCCCACGTGGTATGGCGACCGCCGCCCGCATCTCAAGGGCCTCTCGGGATACGCGTGCCGGATTCTCGATCTTGACGACCGAGTGCTCCCCGACGCGGACCACTGCCCTCGTCGGTCTTGGGGCCACGAGCCGCCGTAAGCGGGACGCCCTTGAAGTCAGCGACATCGGCCACCCTTGGTGTCTTCGAGTGCGGACGGCGTGATCACAGCCACCGCCATCATGCCGGGAATGCATGGGCGTGTCTCCCCGACGAGTGCGTGCTCATTCAGGGACCCATGATGCAGAGGTGAGTAGCCCGGGGGGAGTTGCACCCCCCGGCTACTCACCTTCGCATCACCTTGCTGGGTAGCGCCTCGCCCCTTGGTCGCGCGACGGGTCAGTTACAGACTTCCGCGTAGTAGGCCACGACGACCGGTCTGGCGGCTGTCTGTGCGGCTGCCTGCTTCTTGGTCACTGTCCCCGCCGCGGTGTTCTTGATGGCGGTGCTGATGGCTTGGTAGGCCTGTTTGACATTGTCGGGCGCGTCGGCCGGTACGGAATCGACCATTGCCTGGGTTTCCGCCAGGTATACCTGATACGCAGCCTTGATCTGTTCCGGGTCGCCGCTCTCGATCGCGGCCTTGACGTTGACGCTTGCCGCCGACGTACCCCATGTCGTGACAGCGGTGCAGTATTGAGTCTGCTCGGCGGTCAGGCCCGTGTCCGTTGCGCTCGGTGTTCCAGAAGTGGTGCCGGAACAGCCCGCGAGAAGTGCGGTAGTGATCGCCGCAGCGCCGAAGATGCCGATCGCGGCTGTTCTTGTCCGGGTCTTCATACACTCTCCAAAGGTTAGGTCGGGGCGCTCTTCCAGCGGGCTGCCTCGAGTCTAGCTCCCCCTTTCTGCCGGGGATGATAGCTCCCGCTCGACCCGCACTAGCGCGATTGCCCGAGTCCGCCCTTCGGAGGTCTTGCTGGCCAATCCGATGTCGCTGATCTATCCGACAACATTCTCAGCTGAGGTATGTCTGAGTCAGAGCGAGAGGGGAACTGGGGCACTAGAGACACTCGTTGTGTGAGCCGCTGGGCACGCACGTCCTGCCATCGACCCAAATCGCCCCGGTCAGGTTCGCCCTGGAGAGGCTCGCCTCGCGCAGGTTCGCCCCGGTCAGGTCCGCCCCGGAGAGGCTCGCCCCGGTCAGGTCACAGTCGGCGAGGTTCGCATCGGGCGCCTTGGGGATCTCAAAGCAGTCCCTCAGGGTTGGAGCCGCCGAGGCCGTGGGCCCGCCGGCCTCTCGGAGTGGTTCGGTGTCGGTCGGCGCGGCGCACGCTCCCAGCGCCAAGGCCACACCAACACCAATCGTCGTGATTCCCGTTAGCTTGATGCGCGTACTGCCAGTGTTTCAGCAGCCACTCGCTGTGTCTAGCCTCGGCAGAGACTCACCAGTCGTGGCCCCGTGCGGAAGTCACATGCCGCATGTCCAGCAATGCCCGCCGCTGGTGGACGCCACCTCCCGACAGGGAACTCCCGAATCAGCGCACTTGAAACCGCGACACTAGCGGCACTCGCCGCGTGAGCCGGGCCCGCACGTCCTGCCATCGACCCAAATGGCATCGGGCAGGTTCGCCCCGCGCAGGTTCGCACCGGACAGATCCGCGCTGCGAAGGCTCGCGTTGCGCAGGTTCGCACCGGACAGATCCGCCCCGGACAGTCTCGCCCCGCGCAGGTCCGCGGCGATCAGGTTCGCCCCGGACAGTCTCGCCTCGCGCAGGTCCGCCCTGGAGAGGCTCGCCCCGGCCAGTCTTGCCTCGCGCAGGTCCGCCCTGGAGAGGCTCGCCCCGGCCAGTCTTGCCCCGCGCAGGTCCGCCCTGGAGAGGCTCGCGCCGGACAGGTACGCCCCGGTCAGGTTCGCCCTATGCAGGTTCGCCCCGGACAGGTCCGCCCCGGAGAGACTCGCCCCGGACAGGTCACAGTCGGCAAGGTTCGCATCGGGCGCCTTGGGGGTCTTCGAGCAGTCCCCCAGGGTTGGAGCCGCCGAGGCCGTAGGCCCGCCGGCCTCTCGGAACGGTTCGGTGTCGGTCGGTGCGGCGCACGCGCCCAGCGCCAAGGCCACAGCAACGCCGAGCGCCTGGATTCCCGTTAGCTTGATGCGCATATCGCCAGTGTCTCCCGAGGCACCCTCTGTTGCCAGCCGTGGAAATGACTCACCAGTCGTGGCCCCGTGCGGTAGTCACATGCCGCTCGTCCGGAAATGCCCGCTACGAGCGGCTGCATTTGCCGACTGAGCCGGGCCCGCACGGCCTGCCATCGACCCAAATCGCCCACACCAGGTCTGCCCCGGACAGGTTCGCCCCGGAGAGGTTCGCCCCGAACAGGTTCGCCGCGCCCAGGTTCGCCCCGGAGAGGCTCGCCCCGGACAGGTCCGCCCCGGAGAGGTCCGCCCTGAACAGGTTCGCCCCGGTCAGGTTCGCTCCGACCAGGTTCGCCCTGACCAGCTTCGCCCTGACCAGCTTCGCCCCGGTCAGGCTCGCCCCGGTCAGGTTCGCCCAGTTCAGGCTCGCCCCGGAGAGGTCCGCCTCGGACAGGTCCGCCCCGGTCAGGTCACAGTCGATAAGGTTCGCTTTGGGTGTCTTGGGGACGTCCGAGCAGTCCCTCAGGCCTGGAGCCGACGAGGCCGTAGGCCCGCTGGCCTCTCGGAGTGGTTCGGTGTCGGTTGGCGCGGCGCACGCACCCAGCGCCAAAGCCACACCAACACCAACCGCCGCGATTCCCGTTAGCTTCATGCGCATACGCGCAGTGTCTCACCAGTCACTCGCTGTCGCAAGCCTTGGAAAGGACTCGTCAGTTGCGACCCGGCGGTTGTCACCCGCCGCACGTCCTGCCATCGACCCAAATCGCCCAGGCCAGGTCACAGTCAGACAGGTCCGCTCGTGGCGCAATTGTGATAGTCGAGCGGTCCTTCAGGGCCGCAGCCGGAGGCCCGCCGACTCTCATCAGCGCGGAGTTTGCGGGCGAGTGGAGGCGCGGCTGGCTCTCGGGCTTCCTCAGTCACCTCTGCATCACCCCCGAACGGTGATACACCGAGTCGGGCTAGCGAGATGGAGACCCCACTTACAAGGAATCCGGTGTTTCGGACACGTCCGTCTCTACCCGATTCGTCACGGACTCTCACGGCTGTTTCCGGAGGGTAAGTGGAGGGGAATCGAATCTTCAGCCCACCAACAAAGGACTCATCCAGCAGTCGCTGACTCTGCCGCCGGGCAGCGCGCACTCGTGCCGGATGGGTCAGGATCATCCGAGAAGGTCAAGGTACTGGCGTCGTGCCTTCATGGCGTGGATCACGAGCTCGTTGCCACTGTCGAAGCGAAGGACCACGACCTCCAGAAGGCGGCCACCCCTGTCGAAGCCGAGGAGCAACTGGCGTGCTGGACTGACCTCGCTCAGGTCGCTGACGAAGAGTGCGTGTTCAGCGGCATAGACAGCGTCATCAGGATCAACTCCGTGTTTGCGCGCGGAGCCGTGGACCTTCAAGCGACGTACACACGGATGGCTGCCCGGATCGCCTCCGAACGACTGACATGGTCACGCTCGGCGCGCTCGACCAGCGCCGCCAGAAGGGTTTCATCGATGCGCACGGGAACCACCTTCCCGGGTCCGTCTCCGGCCGGCTTCCGGCCACGCTTGCGAAGCAGATCGACGTCGTAGCCTCGTTCGGCCTCATCTGCCCAGTCTTGGAGGTCCTGCTCGCTGACCGGCTTGCCATTGATCTTCTCCATGTCTAAAGCGTAATACGAAAATGGCACGGCGCAAGCGAACAGTTGAAAACCGCCACGGCCAGCTGCACCTGCCGAAGCCTTCTGGTCATAGCCCGAGGCCGCGGCCGGACGCCTGTTTTGGGAGAGTTGGCTCCCAGAACCGAGTCGGGCTGGCGGGATTTGAACCCACGACCCCTTGACCCCCAGTCAAGTGCGCTACCAAACTGCGCCACAGCCCGCCGCCCGCAGGCGTCGGCAGCAACGATACCCGGCTCGGCTCTCGTAGCGGCAAGAGGTCGGCGCCGCATCATGCGGCGCCGCAGGCCGCATCATGATGCTAGAGTCACAGCATGAGGACGACCTACACCCCTGCCGCCGACGTCGCTGCGGAGATTGACAGGCTGCGCCGCCAGCACGGGATCGGCGTGAGTGAGGCCATTGACATCCTCGCTCGGCGAGGCATGTCGGCGCAGGGGAAGCCGAAGCGGCGCCCCCGGAGCCGGACGTTCCACATGCGAGGGCGGATCGACGTATCGAACATCGGCGAAGTGCTCGACGTACTGGACAGCGCCCAGTGATCATCGACGCCAACCTCCTGCTCTACGCAGTCGATGCTGACGCATCACGCCATGCCGTAACGGCCACGTGGTGGCGAGACACACTCGACAAGCCAAGGCGCATCGGGCTTCCCTGGCAAACCATAGGGGCATTCCTGCGGATCTCGACTCACTCGCGCGTCTACGCCGACCCACTTTCCGCCGCACAAGCCTGGGGCTTTGTCTCGGAGTGGCTGGAGTTGCCCAACGTGTGGATCCCCCCAGTCAGCGAAAGAACCGCGCAAGTCCTTGGGGAACTCCTCGCATCAACCGGGGCGTCCGGCAATCTGGTCCCTGATGCGCAGCTCGCTGCGCTAGCCATAGAGAACGGCGTGACCGTGTTCAGTACCGATGGCGACTTTGCTCGCTTCCCGGGTTGCCGATGGGAGAATCCACTGGGTTGATCTGGACGGAGGTGGCAACCTGCTTCCGGCCCCGTCGGCCCGCGATCCAACCCGCAAGCGCCAAGATGATCCCCAGCACCAGCAGCCCTATCCACGCTCGGGTCAGGTTGGCCAGCAGCGTTTGATAGAAGACGGCGCTGGCCTCGGCGAACGCGGTGTCGGCCAACGCGTCCGTGAACCCGCTTTCCCCGAATGCCAACCCCACTGCGAGCACGATCGCGGACACGGCCAAGAGCACGCCCACGATGAGAGTCATGCGAGCGCGCCTCCGAGACAGCAGGACGGCTGCGACATAGAACAAGGCCACGACTACCACCAGCCATAAAGACACCGGATCGGCGAACCGGTAGATGTTCTGGGCCGCTTCCAACTCCTCGGAATCCAGAAGCACGATCTTGCTTTCGGAGTCCGGCACGGCAATCAGCGCCGCCGGCCCGAACCCGCGCTCCACGAGGGCGGTCTTGACCGCCTCGATGATGGACGAGGTGTCTAGGACGAGCTTGCCATCGGACAGTTGAGCGGGGCCTGCGGTGTCGCCGGACAGCGCCGCGATCAGTACCGAGTGCAGCGCGGTGTTGGCTTTCACCCACAGGGCCTGGAACTGCTCAGAGGCCAGGATCCTCCTGGTTACGCTTTCGACGAGCGCGGGTAGCGCGTTCTCCAGGGTCGTTTCGAGCGTCCTAACGATGGCGGGATCATCTACAGCGCCGCCAAGCGTGTCGCGCACGAACCCTCGCACATCAATCTCTTGGCTGACGGCTTCAGCGACGGCGGCGGCAACCGCATCTTGGATCTCCCGCTCCTGGGCGAGAGCGCCGACCGTCTCGACGTATGTCTCGGTTTGAGTGAGTGTCCGGTTGCCCCAGAAAGCCACGACCGACGGGACAGTCAACACGAAGGCCAGGACCAGGCAGATCCACGCGGCCACTGAACGCAAGCCTCCTGCCGTGACCCGAGGCCCTTTCTGGGCCGGCGGTGTGATGGGTGCGATGTCCGCTGTTGCCATGGGATCAATCCTCCGATATCGCGGTAAGCGCGGCGACCGACTCGCGGCCCTGGGCTTCGGCGACTGCCTCGTGGGTCAGCCGCCCCCGACACACATTCAGCCCATCGAGCAGGTGGGGGTCGGCGAGGCAGGCATCCCGGTAACCCTTGCTGGCCAGTGCCACGACGAACGGCAACGTGGCGTTGTTCAGGGCGAATGTGGACGTGTGGGCCACGGCGCCGGGCATGTTCGTGACGCAGTAGTGAACAACGCCGTCGACGACGTAGGTGGGGTCGGCGTGGGTTGTTGGGCGCGAGGTTTCAGCGCATCCGCCCTGGTCGATGGCCACGTCGACGATCACAGAGCCCTGCCTCATCCGCGACACCATCTGGCGCGTGATGAGCTTGGGGGCGGCTGCGCCGGAGACCAGGACGGCGCCCACGACCAGGTCTGCGTCGAGGACTTGCTCTTCGATGGCGTGGTACGTGGAGTAGATCGTGCTCAGCTTCGAGCCGAACTGTTGATCCAACTCCGAGAGTCGTGGCAGGCGTTTGTCGATCACGGTGACATGCGCCTCCAGGCCCATCGCCATCCGCGCCGCGTTCGCTCCCACGACTCCCCCGCCGACAATGACGACCTTGGCGGCTGGAACGCCTGGGACTCCCCCAAGCAAACTTCCGCGTCCGCCAGCCGAAACCTCCAGACACCTGGCTCCCGCCTGAATCGACATCCGTCCAGCGACCTCGGACATGGGCGCCAGCAGCGGAAGCCCTCCGCGATCATCTGTGACGGTCTCGTAGGCGATTGCCACGCAGCCGGATTCAATCAGCGCGTCGGTCAACGCGATGTCTGGCGCGAGGTGCAGGTACGTGAACAGGACCTGGCCATCTCGCAGCATCGCCGTCTCTTCAGGCTGAGGCTCCTTGACCTTCACGATCATGTCGGCCCGGGCGAACACTTCGTCGGCCCCGGCGACGATCTGAGCTCCAACGGCGGCGTACATGTCATCTGTCAGCCCAATGGTCGCGCCTGCTCCGCGCTCGACAAGCACTTCATGGCCGTGAACTACAAGTTCGCGCGCAGCGCTTGGAGTCAACCCGATGCGGTACTCGTGGACCTTGATTTCCTTCGGTACGCCAACAAGCATCTGGACTCCTGGCACTCCACCTGGCCGCCTGACCGAACCCCTACACGGTAACTGCTGTCGGTAACTCGTTGCAGACTTTGCGTAGGTGCTGCGGCTAGTGTCGTGAGCATGAGGGAGGGATGTTGAAGCGCAGGTTCGCCGCCGCGGCCTGCGCTGTGGCCGTTGCCGTGGCTGGCACGCAAGTCGTCCCGGCTGCTCCATCTGCCGCGTTGGCCGACCCGGCTACCGCAGCCGAAGCCAGGATCGGTCCCGGGGACGTCGCCGTGATCACAGTGGCCGTCGCCACGCTATGGAAGGCCCCACGGTCGCACCGGAGGATCGACAGGCCATCGTTGACGAACCCGGTCGACCTAGTGGCATGGAACCGGAATCTTCGGACGGCGAGCCACAGCAGCGAGCAAGGGATCGCGGTGAGCTCGTCCAAGAGCATCAGATGCTGAGCCATTGTGCCCCGACAGCGAGGCAGCTTTCGGCGTAGAGTGGTTGGTATGAGCGCGCAACCTGACGAGCCGAGCGTCGTCATAGTCATTGATGATCCGAACGCGGAAAAGCTCGTCCCGTTCACCGAATGGCTGGCTCTTGTCGGGGCGAAGGCACCGGTCACGCTGCCCAAGCCCGCCGCTCATTATCTGGATGAGGCCAGGGATGCCGGTGAGGTGTGAGCCCGGTTGTCCTCGACGCTTCGGCAGCCGTCGAAATCATCCTGAACACCGTCACAGGCCAGCAACTCAGATCCAGCGTCGCAGCTGACGACGTTTGGGTGCCTGAACACTTCTACATCGAAGTTGCTGGCGTCTTTCGCCGGATGCAACTGAACAACGCGATCACCGCGACCAACGGAGGCGAGGCA contains the following coding sequences:
- a CDS encoding pentapeptide repeat-containing protein codes for the protein MALALGACAAPTDTEPLREAGGPTASAAPTLRDCFEIPKAPDANLADCDLTGASLSGADLTGANLREASLSRANLTGAIWVDGRTCVPSGSHNECL
- a CDS encoding pentapeptide repeat-containing protein translates to MRIKLTGIQALGVAVALALGACAAPTDTEPFREAGGPTASAAPTLGDCSKTPKAPDANLADCDLSGASLSGADLSGANLHRANLTGAYLSGASLSRADLRGARLAGASLSRADLREARLAGASLSRADLREARLSGANLIAADLRGARLSGADLSGANLRNASLRSADLSGANLRGANLPDAIWVDGRTCGPGSRGECR
- a CDS encoding pentapeptide repeat-containing protein, translated to MRMKLTGIAAVGVGVALALGACAAPTDTEPLREASGPTASSAPGLRDCSDVPKTPKANLIDCDLTGADLSEADLSGASLNWANLTGASLTGAKLVRAKLVRANLVGANLTGANLFRADLSGADLSGASLSGANLGAANLFGANLSGANLSGADLVWAIWVDGRPCGPGSVGKCSRS
- a CDS encoding ribbon-helix-helix domain-containing protein; amino-acid sequence: MEKINGKPVSEQDLQDWADEAERGYDVDLLRKRGRKPAGDGPGKVVPVRIDETLLAALVERAERDHVSRSEAIRAAIRVYVA
- a CDS encoding PIN domain-containing protein; its protein translation is MIIDANLLLYAVDADASRHAVTATWWRDTLDKPRRIGLPWQTIGAFLRISTHSRVYADPLSAAQAWGFVSEWLELPNVWIPPVSERTAQVLGELLASTGASGNLVPDAQLAALAIENGVTVFSTDGDFARFPGCRWENPLG
- the ald gene encoding alanine dehydrogenase is translated as MLVGVPKEIKVHEYRIGLTPSAARELVVHGHEVLVERGAGATIGLTDDMYAAVGAQIVAGADEVFARADMIVKVKEPQPEETAMLRDGQVLFTYLHLAPDIALTDALIESGCVAIAYETVTDDRGGLPLLAPMSEVAGRMSIQAGARCLEVSAGGRGSLLGGVPGVPAAKVVIVGGGVVGANAARMAMGLEAHVTVIDKRLPRLSELDQQFGSKLSTIYSTYHAIEEQVLDADLVVGAVLVSGAAAPKLITRQMVSRMRQGSVIVDVAIDQGGCAETSRPTTHADPTYVVDGVVHYCVTNMPGAVAHTSTFALNNATLPFVVALASKGYRDACLADPHLLDGLNVCRGRLTHEAVAEAQGRESVAALTAISED